A genomic window from Peromyscus maniculatus bairdii isolate BWxNUB_F1_BW_parent chromosome 1, HU_Pman_BW_mat_3.1, whole genome shotgun sequence includes:
- the Rrp8 gene encoding ribosomal RNA-processing protein 8 isoform X1, translated as MFEEPEWVEAAPAALGLRPATTQTRPATAPPVKGRKRRHLLATLRTLEAASLSQKSPSPPGSDSEEEVGRKNKYLQRPSLANASKEVGEKRKRKCQKQLPSISDSESKEVERKCCRQTLGGISAEEEKGKRKCQKYSHSHSSQHLDSVDQTVYSSRTSTATVDPPKPSPESTSCNSSHTLSRKQWRNRQKNKRRHKNKFRPLQTPDQVPAKASTEETEVPPAPKSDSQQTRAGALRARMTQRLDGARFRYLNEQLYSGPSSAAQRLFQEDPEAFLLYHRGFQKQVKKWPLHPVDRIAKDLRQKPASLVVADFGCGDCRLASSVRNPVHCFDLASLDPRVTVCDMAQVPLDNESVDVVVFCLSLMGTNIRDFLEEANRVLKPGGLLKVAEVSSRFEDIRTFLGAVTKLGFKVIYKDLTNSHFFLFDFEKTGPPRVGPKAQLSGLKLQPCLYKRRSSQMQIFHQEKE; from the exons GGCCGCAAGCGCCGCCATCTCTTGGCCACATTACGGACCCTGGAAGCAGCATCTCTTTCCCAGAAATCTCCCAGCCCACCTGGCAGTGATTCTGAGGAGGAGGTAGGAAGGAAGAACAAATACCTCCAAAGGCCCTCACTTGCTAATGCCTCGAAGGAAgtaggggagaaaagaaaaaggaaatgtcaaAAACAGTTGCCATCTATCAGTGACTCTGAGAGCAAGGAAGTAGAAAGGAAATGCTGCAGACAAACTCTTGGTGGGATCTctgctgaagaagaaaaaggaaagaggaaatgccAGAAATATTCTCATTCACACTCATCCCAGCACCTGGACAGTGTTGATCAAACAG TTTACAGTTCAAGGACAAGTACTGCTACAGTTGACCCACCCAAGCCAAGCCCTGAGTCCACATCCTGTAACTCCTCGCATACCCTGAGCCGCAAACAGTGGCGGAACCGGCAGAAGAATAAGCGGAGACACAAAAACAAATTTCGGCCACTTCAGACACCAGACCAGGTTCCTGCCAAGGCCTCCACAGAGGAGACTGAGGTGCCTCCTGCCCCAAAGTCAGACAGTCAACAGACTAGAGCTGGGGCCTTACGAGCACGCATGACACAACGGCTGGATGGGGCCCGATTTCGATACCTTAATGAACAGTTGTACTCAGGGCCCAGCAGTGCTGCCCAACGCCTCTTCCAGGAAGACCCTGAGGCTTTTCTCCTCTATCACCGTGGCTTTCAGAAACAAGTGAAGAAATGGCCACTGCACCCAGTGGACCGTATTGCCAAAGATCTCCGCCAGAA GCCTGCATCCTTGGTGGTAGCTGACTTTGGCTGCGGAGATTGCCGCCTAGCTTCAAGTGTTCGGAACCCTGTGCACTGTTTTGACTTGGCCTCTCTGGACCCCAGGGTCACTGTATGTGACATGGCCCAA GTGCCTCTGGACAATGAATCTGTGGATGTGGTTGTGTTTTGCCTTTCACTAATGGGAACTAACATCAGGGACTTCCTTGAGGAGGCAAATCGAGTGCTGAAGCCAGG gGGTCTGCTCAAAGTAGCTGAAGTCAGCAGCCGCTTTGAGGATATTCGGACGTTTTTGGGGGCTGTGACCAAACTTGGCTTTAAGGTTATCTACAAG gaCCTGACCAACAGCCATTTCTtcttgtttgactttgaaaagaCTGGGCCTCCTAGAGTAGGACCCAAAGCCCAACTTTCAGGCCTGAAACTTCAGCCCTGTCTCTACAAGCGCAG